The proteins below come from a single Conger conger chromosome 10, fConCon1.1, whole genome shotgun sequence genomic window:
- the snx21 gene encoding sorting nexin-21, translating into MASKLLDRLRRTLFKEGATLPGLGGAEEFPESSELEDDTECVSARLSGTLSFEGERTLDLEDTGEASGPDSDSDYLAESMENGSCSTEGGPLAPPPPPARVTLLTSQMRESWRSSQSHSVPEKLLFEVTDAAVVLEGSSKYVLYTIHLIQSGRFDRDPALITRRYTDFERLHARLRRHHGDEMAGVCFPRKKLRRNFVAETIAKRSRAFEQYLSHLHSLAELRHAPIFLEFFYLGDLRAGQVLLRGGRCQEALDFFLNALRLQEKLGCQSQHQQRPHWLFTLLALVVCFQDLEQLEQAQEHCDLALQDLDPSQHALQQRNLHPLLIPLLQANVHLSWKISKDKRRWEALLLEIQDAGVETGNLPSLKEYLVKEILEDSEGVKGDST; encoded by the exons ATGGCGTCTAAGCTCTTGGACAGACTGCGTCGTACCCTGTTCAAGGAAGGGGCCACCTTGCCAGGGCTTGGGGGGGCGGAGGAGTTCCCCGAAAGCTCGGAGCTGGAGGACGACACGGAGTGCGTCTCAGCGCGCCTCAGTGGCACGCTCAGCTTTGAGGGCGAGAGGACGCTGGACCTCGAGGACACCGGGGAGGCCTCTGGCCCCGACAGCGACTCGGACTACCTGGCAGAGTCCATGGAGAATGGGTCCTGCAGCACAG AGGGTGGTCCCctggcccctcctcctcctcctgcccgtGTGACCCTGCTCACCTCACAGATGCGGGAGAGCTGGCGCAGCTCACAGTCCCATAGCGTCCCGGAAAAGCTGCTCTTTGAGGTCACTGACGCAGCCGTGGTCCTGGAAGGCTCCTCCAAATATGTG CTCTACACCATCCATTTGATCCAGTCGGGGAGGTTTGACCGGGACCCCGCCCTCATCACGCGCCGCTACACTGATTTCGAGCGTCTCCACGCCCGGCTGCGCCGTCACCACGGGGACGAAATGGCGGGCGTGTGCTTTCCCCGCAAGAAGCTGCGGAGGAACTTTGTGGCGGAGACCATCGCCAAGCGCAGCCGGGCTTTCGAGCAGTACCTGTCCCACCTGCACTCCCTGGCCGAACTCCGCCATGCACCCATCTTCCTGGAGTTCTTCTACCTGGGCGACCTGCGGGCGGGGCAGGTGCTGCTGCGGGGGGGGCGCTGCCAGGAGGCGCTGGACTTCTTCCTAAACGCCCTTCGGCTCCAGGAGAAACTGGGCTGCCAGTCCCAGCACCAGCAACGGCCTCACTGGCTCTTCACCCTGCTGGCCCTGGTGGTCTGCTTCCAGGACCTGGAGCAGCTGGAGCAGGCCCAGGAGCACTGCGACCTCGCCCTGCAGGACCTGGACCCTTCCCAACATGCCCTGCAGCAGAGGAACCTCCACCCGCTCCTCATCCCCCTCCTGCAGGCCAATGTCCACCTGTCCTGGAAGATCTCCAAGGACAAGCGGCGGTGGGAGGCTCTGCTGCTGGAGATCCAGGACGCAGGGGTGGAAACAGGCAACCTGCCCAGCCTGAAGGAGTACCTGGTGAAGGAGATCCTGGAGGACAGTGAGGGGGTCAAAGGTGACAGCACATAA